In a single window of the Deinococcus reticulitermitis genome:
- a CDS encoding SDR family oxidoreductase gives MRLDGKVCIITGAASGMGLAMAQRFTREGARVLAADWNAERLAAAVADVQAAGGEITASQGDISDRGVAEGLTDLALQTYGQLDVLVNNAGIMDHMAAVGEMTDEIFERVMGVNLKGPVYATRRAVRHMLEHGGGSVVNVGSTASVSGGAAGAAYTMSKHALLGLTRNTAWQYAQRGVRCNIILPGGTATNIAETMPQDQLDPTGAGRAGAFAALIPGYLQPGDIANLALFLASDESKMINGAIIAADGGWTAL, from the coding sequence ATGCGGTTAGACGGCAAGGTGTGCATCATCACCGGCGCGGCTTCCGGCATGGGACTCGCCATGGCGCAGCGTTTCACTCGGGAAGGGGCCAGGGTGCTCGCGGCCGACTGGAACGCCGAACGTCTCGCGGCAGCGGTCGCGGACGTTCAGGCGGCGGGCGGCGAGATCACCGCGTCTCAGGGTGACATCTCGGACCGGGGAGTGGCGGAAGGGCTGACCGACCTCGCCTTGCAGACCTACGGTCAGCTCGACGTGCTGGTCAACAACGCGGGGATCATGGACCACATGGCGGCCGTCGGCGAGATGACCGACGAGATTTTCGAGCGGGTGATGGGAGTCAACCTCAAAGGCCCCGTCTACGCCACCCGCCGCGCGGTGCGGCACATGCTGGAGCATGGTGGGGGTTCGGTGGTCAACGTCGGCTCGACGGCGAGCGTGAGCGGCGGCGCGGCGGGCGCGGCCTACACCATGAGCAAGCACGCGCTGCTCGGGCTGACGCGCAACACCGCCTGGCAGTACGCCCAGCGCGGCGTGCGCTGCAACATCATCCTGCCGGGCGGCACCGCCACCAATATCGCCGAGACCATGCCCCAGGACCAACTCGACCCCACGGGCGCGGGCCGGGCCGGAGCGTTCGCGGCCCTGATTCCGGGCTATCTCCAGCCAGGTGACATCGCCAACCTCGCCCTCTTCCTGGCCTCGGACGAGTCGAAGATGATCAACGGAGCCATCATCGCAGCGGACGGGGGCTGGACCGCGCTCTGA
- a CDS encoding sensor histidine kinase, whose product MPHNLPPLPLAKILIVDDQDAKRLALRATLEPLGQEIVAVDSGREALRTLLQHDYAVILLDVRMPEMDGFETAELIRSRRQSEATPIIFVTAHDRAEADMLRGYTLGAVDFIFSPFQAEVLRAKVNVFVELHRQTQTVRAQERRLRELEALQARHELLKLSSALEQSADPVLIADQAGRVEYVNSAFSAVSGLTPEELLGRRLGDPETGETADTGTDGPAPGSAANDPAGMWATLRRGEVFRGEFIHRRPGGEDSHEERTVTPIRDPAGQITHFVSTGRDVTDRKRMEAQLLALNASLEERVRERTAQLEDVNGELEAYAYSISHDLRTPLRHIGSFADLLARSSKGQLSESAGRYLQIIQDGARRMEELIDGLLDFARTGRHELRPQRIDLGAVVSEVARELSRVPGAAAVTWEIADLPEVQADLLSVRQVIVNLLSNAVKYSQDQPGGPRVEVWASQEEGGHVIHVRDNGVGFNMAYSHKLFTVFQRLHPAEAFEGHGVGLAHVKRIVARHGGRVWAHSAEGEGATFSFSLPPWEDVGAGAAEAGPEEAGPNEPQPGELQIGELQPAETAPEAEVG is encoded by the coding sequence ATGCCGCACAACCTGCCCCCCCTTCCGCTCGCCAAGATCCTGATCGTGGACGACCAGGACGCCAAGCGCCTCGCCCTGCGCGCCACCCTGGAGCCGCTCGGGCAGGAGATCGTGGCGGTGGATTCTGGCCGCGAGGCGCTGCGAACCCTGTTGCAGCACGACTACGCCGTGATTCTCCTCGACGTGCGGATGCCCGAGATGGACGGCTTCGAGACCGCCGAGCTGATTCGCAGCCGCCGGCAGTCGGAAGCCACCCCGATCATCTTCGTGACGGCCCACGACCGCGCCGAGGCCGACATGCTGCGCGGCTACACGCTCGGCGCGGTGGACTTCATCTTCTCGCCGTTTCAGGCCGAGGTGCTGCGCGCCAAGGTGAACGTGTTCGTCGAGCTGCACCGCCAGACCCAGACCGTGCGCGCCCAGGAACGGCGGCTGCGCGAACTCGAGGCCTTGCAGGCCCGGCACGAGCTGCTCAAGCTGTCGAGTGCGCTGGAGCAGTCGGCGGACCCGGTCCTGATCGCCGACCAGGCGGGCCGGGTGGAGTACGTCAACTCGGCCTTCAGCGCGGTGAGCGGGCTGACACCGGAGGAGTTGCTCGGGCGCCGCCTGGGCGACCCGGAGACCGGGGAGACGGCGGACACGGGAACGGACGGGCCTGCCCCAGGCAGCGCCGCGAACGACCCCGCCGGGATGTGGGCCACGCTGCGCCGGGGCGAGGTGTTCCGGGGCGAATTCATCCATCGCCGCCCGGGTGGGGAAGACTCGCATGAGGAGAGGACCGTTACGCCGATCCGTGACCCTGCCGGGCAGATCACCCATTTCGTCTCGACCGGTCGGGACGTGACGGACCGCAAACGGATGGAGGCTCAGCTTCTGGCGCTGAACGCCTCACTCGAAGAGCGGGTGCGCGAGCGCACGGCGCAACTCGAGGACGTGAACGGCGAGCTCGAGGCCTACGCCTACTCGATCTCGCACGACCTGCGCACGCCGCTGCGGCACATCGGCAGTTTCGCCGATCTGCTCGCGCGCAGCAGCAAAGGCCAGCTGTCCGAGTCTGCGGGGCGCTACCTCCAGATCATTCAGGACGGCGCGCGGCGCATGGAGGAGCTGATCGACGGCCTGCTCGATTTCGCCCGCACCGGGCGCCACGAGCTGCGGCCCCAGCGCATCGACCTCGGTGCGGTGGTGAGCGAGGTGGCCCGTGAGCTGAGCCGCGTGCCGGGCGCGGCGGCCGTCACCTGGGAGATCGCTGACTTGCCGGAGGTGCAGGCGGACCTGCTGAGCGTGCGGCAGGTGATCGTGAACCTGCTGTCCAACGCCGTCAAATATTCGCAGGACCAGCCCGGCGGCCCCCGGGTCGAGGTCTGGGCGAGCCAGGAAGAAGGCGGGCACGTGATCCATGTCCGTGACAACGGCGTGGGGTTCAATATGGCCTACAGCCACAAGCTGTTTACCGTCTTCCAGCGCCTGCACCCCGCTGAGGCCTTCGAAGGCCACGGCGTCGGGCTCGCGCACGTCAAGCGCATCGTCGCGCGCCACGGAGGCCGGGTCTGGGCCCACAGTGCCGAGGGAGAGGGGGCCACCTTCAGCTTCTCGCTGCCGCCCTGGGAAGACGTGGGGGCCGGAGCCGCGGAGGCTGGGCCAGAAGAAGCTGGGCCCAACGAGCCGCAGCCAGGAGAGCTGCAAATCGGAGAGCTGCAGCCGGCAGAGACAGCCCCGGAAGCCGAGGTCGGCTGA